The genomic stretch tcagaaaacaagctactcagagtagatagctcaatcatgtgttcaacagcactttctttttcagtaccacaaaagggtgttttctcaacaatagctatatgagatagatcaagagaaaaatcataatccttatccttaatgtttataggagatgtggcaaatttaggatcgggagacagctttatatctaacgaagtatgttctgcaagcaactttttaatttttcttgcatcagtagtagcattgcatttttcaataaaatcatcatcaagttccacataatcttcatcaagatcatcactagagtattcgacagactcaggtgaattaacaggtgtagcagcattttcattaggagtttcagtattttcaatttgtctagacctagcaattgcagcatctagaaaagatcctaacgaatcatcattatcaagcacagtagaagcatcatcaaaattataagaggaattttcagattcagcagaagtaccaacatttgaagcttgtggtggtgaaacaagtttacttatcacagatggtgaatcaagagcagcagaggtactcgcagttgtaccttttcttgtagtggatggtaatatggcgaccttagtatcgcgaggtttacccatgatggagaatttgcagcgaacaatatcaatccaagtgaacttccaaataaagctatgctccccggcaacggcgccggaaaatagtcttgatgacccacaagtataagggatcgcaacggtcttcgcgggaagtaaaacccaatttattgattcgacacaaggggagacaaagaatacttgaaagccttaacaagcggagttgtcaattcagccgcactggaaacagacttgctcgcaagagtttatcgatagtaacagctttatagcaagtatcgatagtgaaataacaacgagcagagtaacaaagacaacagtagtgattatagtaaacaacgaggattaaaataccgtaggcacagggatggatgaacgggcgttgcatggatgagagaaactcatgtaacaatcaaagcagggcatttgcggataataataaaacggtatccaagtactaatcaatcaataggcatgtgttccatatatagtcgtacgtgctcgcaatgagaaacttgcacaacatcttttgtcctaccagcacggtggcagccgggcctctagggaatctcatctggatattaaggtactccttttaatagagtaccggagcaaagcattaacactccgtgaacacatgtgatcctcacatcaccgccttccctccggttgtcccaatttcgtcactttggggcctcgggttccggacaacgacatgtgtatacaacttgcaggtaagatcataaacaacgaatatcttcatgaatcaataacatgttcagatctgagatcatggcactcgggccctagtgacaagcattaagcataacaagttgcaacaatatcataaaagtaacatctacggatactaggcaccatgccctaacaatcttatgactattacatgaccaatctcatccaatccctaccatccccttcagcctacagcgggggaattactcacacatggatgggggaaacatggctggtcgatggagaggcgtcggtggtgatgatggcgatgatctcctccaattccccgtcccggcgaggtgccagaatggagtttcggtcccgagacggagtttcgcgacggtggcggcgtaccggatggtttctggcgacttcgactatcccccgtgcgtttttaggtcgaaggcaataagtagtccgaaggagggcgtcgggggccagccgaggccgccacacactagggccgcgcgcccccctcctgggccgcgccggcctagcgtgtggggccctcgggcccccacctggttgcccttcggctccgccaatattctgggaaaataggaccttccgcataaattccgaggattttcctgaaagttgtatttctgcacaaaaacgagacaccagagcagttctgctgaaaacagcgttagtccatgttagttgtatctaaaatacacaaattagagggaaaacaatagcaaaagtgttcgggaaagtagatacgttttggacgtatcacacgtccctcaaacgctcgatccggcgcggtttgagggacggtttaggggacgcgactggagatgctctaagcttgcTACTACTGTATTGAGCAGAAGAGCTAACAAATACTCATTTGTTACTTTATAGATGGATGCAAGGGTATACAGGGACAGACTTCAACTCAATGCATATAAACTCAACTAGACGGACCATCAATGGTTTTCTCGCAGTCTCGCGTAGAGTCTCCTGACGTCGTCCACCGCCACGTCCAGCATCGCCCGGTCCCTCTgcctgaccagaaccctccagcactgcatatggatcaacatttGATTCGCATGTAAATCTCCACATCCTACGTGCTATTAAGTTGTTTTAGCATAAATCAACTTTTTGCGCAGCCTGTGTAAAACGACAAATTTAGTGCTAGAATAAGGCATTTATCGAGACAATTTTTTCTTTTTACACAGGGAACAAAAATATCGATTTTCATCGAAACTTTGTGGGCGCACATAGAATGTGTACATATACGTGCCAAAAAATCTTTACAtctttgaacaattcaaaatttatttttgATAAAGGGAGCTTATGCACCTGAGATCAGAAATTCATTTCCAATTCATATGTTAGAAAACAAAATGTTCACGGGTATTGGTGTGGATTCCAGAAAATGTTAACGGGTTAAAAAAGAATATCCAGTAGGTTCAAAAATATGTCGCTTTAGTTCGGAAAAATGTTCATTACTTTCTTAAAAAGCACATGGCTCAAAAAATGCTTCTGCCGGATTCATAAAAATATTCACCGGTTCAAAAACATTCAAGATGTGTCTAAAAATGTTCATGAGTTTGACGAAATGTTCATGGGTTCGAGAAAACGATCAAGTGCTCAAAAAATTAAATTGCCAACATTCAAAAGAATATTCACCGGTTCGGAAATTCTTCAGGAGTTCTGAAAAAGTTCCCAGCGTTCAAATGTATTTCCTTGCTGGTTCAGAAAAATCATGGGTATGGAAAAAATAGTTTTTGTATTTAGAAAATGTTCAAAGGTTCAAAGTTTTCATTTCtcttaataaaaattaaaaaggcatgaatgtaaaataaaaaatgatTATTTTTAAAACAATAAAATATCTAGCATGGCATGGCTATAGCTGCTACAAGGAGTACAGACTCATTTTCTTATTTGTCAGCTTTTTTTAGTATTTTTTTAGCGGAGTTTTTTTAGCAGATCttgttgtaaatgggccggcccggctCTACTTCGCTTGAGACTGCGCCTCGCTTCGGCGCCGCCCCCATCGATCCCTCCCTCTCCAATTTCGATTCGCAAGACCAAGATTTGCTCCCTCCTCAGCTCAAATCCCCTTCCTCCGCTCGACCGCTCTGTCGCTCGCGAGCTCCGGCGATGGCCAAAAAGACGGCGGGGCGGCAGCGGATCGACACGACGAAGCTGATAGAGGACCGCGCCCAGCGGCAGGTGACCTTCTCGAAGCGCCGCCCGACGCTCTTCGCCTACGCCGCCGACCTCTCTGCGTGCTTCGGCGTCGACACGgccgtcgtcgtcttctccgagAGCGGCAGCGCCTTCGCCTTCGGCAGCCCCTCCGTCGACGCCGTGCTCCGCCGCCACAAAGACGACGGCAGCGAGCCGCTCCCCGGCGACGCCGCTCTTGATCTCGGCGACctggcggcgaggcggcgggagctcaaggaagccgaggcgctggcggcggcggagaaggcgcgGATGAAGGCTATCGGAGGCAAGGTGAagctggccgtggcggaggcgggGAGGGCGGGGTGGTGGGAGGCCGACGCGGGGGCGCTCGGGGAGGCGGAGCTGCCGGAGTTCGAGAGGGCGCTCCGGAAACTCAGGGACGCCGTCCGCTGCCTCGTCGACAAGAAGGCCGCTCCGTtgtccgccgccgacgcgcctgcGTGAACCAACCCTGGTGTTCGGCTTCTCTTGATTCTTTCTTTGT from Lolium rigidum isolate FL_2022 chromosome 4, APGP_CSIRO_Lrig_0.1, whole genome shotgun sequence encodes the following:
- the LOC124647104 gene encoding agamous-like MADS-box protein AGL61, which produces MAKKTAGRQRIDTTKLIEDRAQRQVTFSKRRPTLFAYAADLSACFGVDTAVVVFSESGSAFAFGSPSVDAVLRRHKDDGSEPLPGDAALDLGDLAARRRELKEAEALAAAEKARMKAIGGKVKLAVAEAGRAGWWEADAGALGEAELPEFERALRKLRDAVRCLVDKKAAPLSAADAPA